Proteins from a genomic interval of Medicago truncatula cultivar Jemalong A17 chromosome 3, MtrunA17r5.0-ANR, whole genome shotgun sequence:
- the LOC120579365 gene encoding (3S,6E)-nerolidol synthase 1 — translation MDATYVKQALIFKQVYKKLVKIEDPMESFYLIDIIQRFGIEHYFAEEIKVALEKLHLILNTNPIDFVNSHELYEFSLAFRLLRQGGHYVNADLFDSLKCNKRMFEEKHGEDVKGLIALYEASQLSIEGEDSLNDVGYLCSELLHAWLSRNQEHNEAIHVANTVQNPLHYGLSRFMDKSTFIHDLKAEKDLMCLEELAKINSTIVRFMNQNETVEVSKWWKELGLDKEVKFSGYQPLKWYTWPMACFTDPNFSEQRIELTKPISLIYVIDDIFDVHATLEQLTIFTDAVNRWEITGTELLPKFMKISLNALYDITNNFAEKVYKKHGFNPIDTLKKSWIRLLNAFMEEAHWLNSGHLPKAEDYLNNGIVSTGVHVVLEHAFFLLDHVNGITKQTIDILDEKFPNVIYSVAKILRLSDDLEGAKSGDQNGLDGSYLDCYMSEHQDISSEDVQEHVAHVISNEWKCLNQEILVANHFSSSFSNFCLNAARMVPLMYHYKSNPSLSNLQEHVKSLINVGVGRN, via the exons ATG GATGCTACATATGTCAAACAAGCTTTGATATTTAAGCAAGTTTATAAGAAACTTGTTAAAATCGAAGATCCGATGGAaagtttttatttgattgatatTATCCAAAGGTTTGGCATTGAACACTACTTTGCTGAGGAGATCAAAGTGGCTCTTGAAAAGCTACATTTGATATTGAACACCAATCCTATTGATTTTGTGAATAGCCATGAACTCTATGAATTTTCACTTGCATTCCGCTTGCTGAGACAAGGAGGCCACTATGTTAATGCAG ATTTATTTGACAGCTTGAAGTGTAACAAAAGAATGTTTGAAGAAAAACATGGTGAGGATGTGAAAGGTCTCATTGCCCTTTACGAAGCATCGCAACTAAGTATTGAAGGAGAAGATAGTCTTAACGATGTAGGATACCTCTGTAGTGAGCTTCTACATGCATGGTTGTCTAGAAACCAAGAACATAATGAGGCTATACATGTTGCAAACACTGTTCAGAATCCACTTCACTATGGTTTGTCAAGATTTATGGATAAAAGCACATTCATCCATGATTTGAAGGCTGAGAAGGATTTGATGTGTTTAGAGGAACTTGCTAAAATCAACTCCACCATAGTTAGGTTCATGAATCAGAATGAGACCGTTGAAGTTTCCAA ATGGTGGAAAGAACTTGGACTAGACAAGGAGGTGAAGTTTTCGGGGTATCAACCTCTCAAATGGTACACATGGCCGATGGCATGCTTTACAGATCCAAACTTTTCAGAACAAAGGATTGAGCTCACCAAACCTATCTCTCTAATTTATGTCATTGATGACATTTTCGATGTTCACGCGACATTGGAACAACTTACAATATTCACAGACGCTGTTAACAg GTGGGAAATCACTGGCACAGAGCTACTTCCAAAGTTCATGAAAATATCTTTGAATGCACTTTACGACATTACCAATAATTTTGCTGAAAAGGTCTACAAGAAGCATGGATTCAACCCTATAGATACTCTTAAAAAATCG TGGATACGCTTATTGAACGCTTTCATGGAAGAGGCTCATTGGTTGAATTCTGGTCACTTACCGAAGGCAGAGGATTACTTGAACAATGGAATTGTAAGCACTGGAGTGCATGTTGTGCTTGAACATGCATTCTTCCTGTTGGATCATGTTAATGGTATAACAAAGCAAACCATTGATATCTTGGATGAAAAGTTTCCAAATGTCATATATTCAGTTGCAAAAATTCTTCGTCTCTCTGATGATTTAGAAGGAGCTAAG AGTGGAGATCAAAATGGTCTTGATGGGTCATACCTTGATTGCTACATGAGTGAACACCAAGATATTTCCAGTGAAGATGTGCAAGAACATGTTGCTCACGTGATTTCAAATGAATGGAAATGTCTCaatcaagaaattttggttgcaaatcatttttcatcatcattttccAATTTTTGTCTCAATGCTGCTAGAATGGTTCCCCTCATGTACCACTATAAGAGCAATCCAAGCCTCTCTAATCTCCAGGAACATGTCAAGTCATTGATTAACGTTGGTGTTGGACGCAATTAG